One genomic window of Gemmatimonadales bacterium includes the following:
- a CDS encoding formate/nitrite transporter family protein, whose protein sequence is MAEPPRGIAPEHRNAPPPEPAKDTRLSAAEIHDNILEPAERELVRPVWAVLLSALSSGLAIGFSFLAGGYVQLLVPDGLGQAAAAAVYPLGFIFVIMARSALFTENTLVPILPLLNRRDLRTLWRVFRLWGLLLLGNLVGAAIFAWALASTPMIDAVLAAPLAKVSMHATAGGFWLVAYQAIFAGWLIALLTWLLGSTRATGAQLALIWLATAPISAFHFRHSIAGSVEAFYRVAIHSASLGQMAGEFIVPAVLGNAVGGVIIVALLNYGQVAADRRG, encoded by the coding sequence ATGGCCGAACCTCCACGCGGAATCGCTCCTGAGCACCGGAACGCGCCGCCACCCGAGCCGGCCAAGGATACGCGCCTCTCGGCCGCCGAGATCCACGACAACATCCTGGAGCCGGCCGAGCGCGAGCTGGTGCGGCCGGTGTGGGCGGTGTTGCTCTCCGCGCTCTCCTCCGGCCTCGCGATCGGCTTCAGCTTTCTCGCGGGCGGCTACGTCCAGCTCCTCGTGCCCGATGGCTTGGGCCAGGCGGCCGCCGCGGCCGTGTACCCGCTCGGGTTCATCTTCGTCATCATGGCCCGCAGCGCGCTCTTCACCGAGAACACGCTGGTGCCGATCCTCCCGCTGCTCAACCGGCGTGACCTCCGGACGCTCTGGCGGGTATTTCGTCTCTGGGGATTGCTGCTCCTCGGGAATCTGGTCGGGGCCGCGATCTTCGCCTGGGCGCTCGCGTCTACGCCGATGATCGACGCCGTGCTCGCGGCGCCGCTCGCAAAGGTGTCGATGCACGCCACGGCCGGCGGATTCTGGCTCGTCGCATATCAGGCGATCTTTGCCGGCTGGCTCATCGCGCTCCTCACCTGGCTTCTTGGCTCGACCCGCGCCACCGGCGCGCAGCTGGCGCTCATCTGGCTCGCCACCGCGCCCATTTCCGCGTTCCACTTTCGCCACTCGATTGCGGGCTCGGTGGAGGCGTTCTACCGCGTCGCGATCCACTCGGCGAGCTTGGGACAGATGGCCGGCGAGTTCATCGTGCCCGCCGTGCTCGGCAACGCGGTGGGCGGCGTGATCATCGTGGCGCTGCTCAATTACGGGCAGGTGGCGGCGGACCGGCGCGGGTAG
- a CDS encoding aminotransferase class IV, translating to MTATLIETIRVRNGTAPLWGLHLRRLVRSCRELGVPFPAEFAVPAGGADRVHRLEVTGRGGKARVSVSERRVGQTEPVRLVTSAVVHQPYPHKTTERRQFDEAAAEAARAGADDALLLTAAGLVAETSIWDVFWWEAGRLCAPALELGVLPGVARARIEELTDLAGRREPRGALDGTPMFVANAVRGIVEVATLDGVPVPAPGALGSAVEAAFAALRRQFWA from the coding sequence GTGACGGCGACGCTCATCGAAACCATCCGCGTGCGAAACGGCACGGCGCCGCTCTGGGGCCTGCACCTTCGGCGTCTCGTGCGAAGCTGTCGCGAGCTCGGTGTGCCCTTTCCCGCCGAGTTCGCGGTGCCGGCGGGTGGTGCGGACCGGGTCCATCGGCTGGAAGTGACGGGGCGAGGCGGCAAGGCGCGCGTCAGCGTGTCCGAGCGGAGGGTGGGCCAGACCGAGCCTGTGCGGCTCGTGACGAGCGCGGTGGTCCACCAGCCGTATCCGCACAAGACCACCGAGCGCCGCCAGTTCGACGAGGCGGCGGCGGAGGCCGCGCGCGCGGGCGCCGACGACGCGCTGCTCCTCACCGCCGCCGGCCTCGTGGCCGAGACATCGATCTGGGACGTATTCTGGTGGGAAGCGGGCCGCCTCTGCGCGCCGGCGCTCGAGTTGGGCGTGCTGCCGGGGGTGGCCCGCGCGCGGATCGAGGAGCTGACCGATCTCGCCGGCCGCCGGGAGCCGCGCGGCGCGCTCGACGGCACGCCGATGTTCGTCGCCAACGCGGTGCGAGGCATCGTGGAGGTAGCGACGCTCGACGGCGTTCCGGTGCCCGCACCGGGCGCGCTCGGGAGCGCCGTCGAGGCTGCGTTCGCCGCGCTTCGGCGCCAATTCTGGGCTTGA
- a CDS encoding cytochrome c oxidase subunit 3, whose amino-acid sequence MSAPSAIRPVVDLSDLPSVAFGSRDVLWWGVIGFMIVEGMTLACAAAAWFFLQRDAAAWPPPGTPLPGLVIPTINLAILLASLVPYGILDRAAKRLDAPATTRWLWISTAFGAATVVLRWFELRAVHVSWDGSGYGSAVWAVLVGHYTLLIVDLLETGTSAVIFAAGDYEPKHFPDASDNVFYTRFMVLVWVPLYAMVYLLPRWI is encoded by the coding sequence GTGAGCGCGCCGTCCGCCATCCGCCCGGTGGTCGATCTCTCGGATCTCCCGAGTGTCGCATTCGGTTCGCGCGACGTGCTCTGGTGGGGCGTAATCGGGTTCATGATCGTGGAGGGAATGACACTCGCCTGCGCCGCCGCCGCATGGTTCTTCCTGCAGCGAGACGCCGCCGCGTGGCCGCCGCCCGGCACGCCGCTCCCCGGGCTCGTCATCCCGACCATCAACCTCGCCATATTGCTCGCCTCGCTCGTGCCCTACGGCATCCTCGACCGTGCGGCCAAGCGGCTCGACGCCCCGGCCACCACCCGCTGGCTCTGGATCTCGACCGCTTTCGGCGCCGCCACGGTGGTGCTCCGCTGGTTCGAGCTGCGTGCGGTGCACGTGAGCTGGGACGGCAGCGGCTATGGCTCGGCCGTGTGGGCCGTGCTCGTCGGACATTACACGCTGCTCATCGTCGACCTGCTCGAAACCGGCACCAGCGCGGTCATCTTTGCCGCCGGCGACTACGAGCCCAAGCACTTTCCCGATGCGAGCGACAACGTGTTCTATACCCGCTTCATGGTGCTCGTGTGGGTGCCGCTCTATGCGATGGTGTACCTCTTGCCCCGCTGGATCTGA
- a CDS encoding cytochrome c oxidase assembly protein has product MTFAPLLALALHGDGALVPHDLWRAWTWEPGQVTLLGLSGVLYARGALAMRRRRGVPPAELTLFALGWISLALALVSPIHELGESLFSAHMVQHELLMAVAAPLLVLGRPLAPMLRGLPRSWRLALGALARRPSVRRAWRWLSRPAVATAIQMLVLWIWHLPAVFSTVLVSDLAHAAQHASFLGSALLFWWAMLGPRARRVHAGENVGWLFVTMLLTGALGALLTLATVPWYPAYAARTAAWGVTPLEDQQLAGLIMWVPAGTAYIAAALWLFVCWLHEAERQAVRHERERDARERDARERDARDRNAGERRAPRAMHQSALS; this is encoded by the coding sequence ATGACGTTCGCTCCGCTCCTCGCTCTCGCACTCCATGGCGACGGCGCCCTTGTGCCGCACGATCTCTGGCGCGCATGGACCTGGGAGCCCGGCCAGGTCACGCTCCTTGGACTGAGCGGCGTGCTCTACGCCCGCGGCGCGCTCGCGATGCGGCGCCGGCGGGGCGTGCCCCCCGCCGAGTTGACGCTGTTCGCGCTCGGCTGGATCTCGCTCGCCCTGGCGCTCGTCTCGCCGATCCACGAGCTGGGCGAGTCGCTCTTCTCCGCGCATATGGTGCAGCACGAGCTGCTCATGGCCGTCGCGGCGCCGCTCCTCGTGCTCGGCCGGCCGCTCGCGCCGATGCTCCGGGGTCTCCCGCGCTCATGGCGACTCGCGCTCGGTGCCCTGGCGCGCCGGCCGAGCGTACGGCGCGCGTGGCGGTGGCTCTCCCGCCCCGCGGTTGCCACTGCCATCCAGATGCTCGTCCTCTGGATCTGGCACCTGCCGGCCGTCTTCTCGACGGTGCTCGTGAGCGACCTCGCCCACGCGGCGCAGCACGCGAGCTTTCTCGGCTCGGCGCTCCTCTTCTGGTGGGCGATGCTGGGCCCGCGCGCCCGGCGGGTGCACGCCGGCGAGAACGTCGGATGGCTCTTCGTCACGATGCTTCTCACCGGCGCGCTCGGCGCGCTGCTCACCCTCGCCACGGTGCCGTGGTACCCGGCGTATGCAGCGCGGACCGCGGCCTGGGGTGTCACACCGCTCGAAGATCAGCAGCTCGCGGGGCTCATCATGTGGGTGCCGGCCGGCACCGCGTACATCGCCGCCGCACTCTGGCTCTTCGTCTGCTGGCTGCACGAGGCGGAGCGCCAGGCCGTGCGACACGAGCGCGAGCGCGATGCCCGCGAGCGCGATGCCCGCGAGCGCGATGCCCGCGATCGAAATGCCGGCGAGCGGCGCGCCCCGCGGGCGATGCACCAGTCGGCCCTCTCGTAG
- a CDS encoding alpha/beta fold hydrolase: MSARLVVAIVIGGAALAAAGPARRPALDVTTRDITLGPDEVVRTTLLGIGKPVVLIPGLVGGAYSWRTIMAPLAERGYQAIIIDPLGTGFSGYPKHADYSLTAQADRIGRALDTLGVTHAMLVAQSVGASIAFRLAYRRPELVRSVVSLDGGPVEEAATPGLRSAMRFAGLIKLFMGSGTLRKKVRHGMLENSADSTWITDSVVYGYTAGPARNVHQAIDAMHGMARAKEPELLRDHLGGIRGPVRLLVGSMRHGSGIGDTEIAELKQGLRDFAVDSIFGAGQFIQEERPEAVLAAIDSVDRSRP; this comes from the coding sequence GTGAGCGCCCGGCTCGTCGTCGCCATCGTCATCGGGGGCGCCGCCCTTGCCGCCGCCGGACCCGCCCGTCGGCCGGCCCTCGATGTCACCACCCGCGATATCACCCTCGGCCCCGATGAAGTCGTGCGCACGACCTTGCTCGGGATCGGCAAGCCGGTGGTGCTCATTCCGGGTCTCGTGGGCGGCGCGTACAGTTGGCGCACGATCATGGCTCCGCTCGCCGAGCGCGGGTACCAGGCGATCATCATCGACCCGCTCGGCACCGGCTTCTCCGGCTACCCCAAGCACGCCGACTACTCGCTGACGGCGCAAGCCGATCGCATCGGTCGAGCGCTGGACACGCTGGGCGTGACGCACGCAATGCTTGTCGCCCAATCGGTCGGCGCCTCGATCGCGTTCCGCCTCGCGTATCGGCGGCCCGAGCTGGTGCGAAGCGTGGTTTCGCTCGACGGCGGCCCGGTCGAGGAGGCCGCCACGCCGGGCCTCCGGAGCGCCATGCGCTTCGCCGGTCTCATCAAGCTCTTCATGGGGAGCGGCACGCTGCGCAAGAAAGTCCGCCACGGCATGTTGGAGAACTCGGCCGACAGCACCTGGATCACCGACTCCGTGGTGTACGGCTACACCGCCGGTCCCGCGCGCAACGTTCACCAGGCCATCGACGCGATGCACGGCATGGCGCGGGCAAAGGAGCCGGAGCTCCTGCGGGATCACCTGGGCGGGATCCGCGGCCCGGTGCGGCTCCTCGTCGGCAGCATGCGCCACGGGAGCGGCATCGGCGACACCGAGATCGCGGAGCTGAAGCAGGGCCTCCGGGACTTTGCCGTGGACAGCATCTTCGGCGCAGGCCAGTTTATCCAGGAGGAACGTCCGGAGGCGGTGCTAGCCGCCATCGACTCGGTAGATCGCTCCAGACCCTGA
- a CDS encoding DMT family transporter → MQSPSFPRTRLVLAAVLFSTGGAAIKSAAFTGWQVASFRSGVAALVLLLFLPEARRGWTWRAAVVGIAYAATLILYVLANRLTTSANTIFLQSTAPLYLLLFGPWLLHEPVRPRDVALMALVALGLAMFFVAGQEPLATAPDPARGDLLAALSGVTWALTVVGLRWMAASEPGPDAQAYRAVAASGVARVRTARGGESALAAVVVGNVIACAAALPLALPVAPHAAPDWLVIIYLGAIQIGLAYVFVTSALRAVPAFTASMILLVEPALNPLWTWVLEGEVPGAWALVGGAVILGATAAKTWLDSRKETALDMGARPPEPCPPTAA, encoded by the coding sequence ATGCAGTCCCCCAGCTTTCCGCGCACGCGGCTCGTGCTCGCCGCCGTGCTCTTTTCGACCGGAGGCGCGGCGATCAAGTCGGCCGCGTTCACCGGCTGGCAGGTGGCGAGCTTCCGGTCGGGCGTCGCCGCGCTGGTACTGCTGCTGTTCCTGCCCGAGGCCCGGCGCGGCTGGACCTGGCGCGCGGCGGTGGTGGGCATCGCCTACGCGGCGACGCTCATCCTCTATGTGCTCGCCAACAGGCTCACCACGTCGGCCAACACCATTTTTCTCCAGTCCACGGCGCCGCTCTACCTGCTGCTCTTCGGGCCGTGGCTGTTGCATGAGCCGGTGCGCCCCCGGGACGTGGCGCTCATGGCGCTCGTGGCGCTCGGTCTCGCGATGTTCTTCGTCGCGGGCCAGGAGCCGCTCGCCACCGCGCCCGATCCGGCGCGCGGCGATCTGCTCGCCGCGCTGAGCGGCGTCACCTGGGCGCTTACCGTCGTGGGCCTCCGGTGGATGGCGGCCAGCGAGCCGGGGCCCGATGCACAGGCGTACCGGGCGGTGGCGGCCAGCGGCGTGGCGCGCGTCCGCACGGCCCGGGGCGGGGAATCCGCGCTCGCCGCCGTCGTCGTGGGCAACGTCATTGCGTGCGCGGCGGCGCTTCCGCTCGCGCTTCCCGTCGCACCGCACGCCGCGCCCGATTGGCTCGTCATCATATATCTCGGCGCGATCCAGATCGGGCTCGCGTACGTGTTCGTAACGTCGGCGCTCCGCGCCGTCCCCGCGTTCACGGCATCGATGATCCTCCTGGTCGAGCCCGCGCTGAACCCGCTCTGGACCTGGGTGCTCGAAGGTGAGGTGCCGGGCGCGTGGGCGCTCGTAGGCGGCGCGGTGATCCTCGGCGCCACCGCCGCGAAGACCTGGCTCGACTCCCGTAAGGAAACGGCGCTCGACATGGGCGCCCGGCCGCCCGAACCCTGCCCACCGACGGCCGCGTGA
- the ctaD gene encoding cytochrome c oxidase subunit I, with protein sequence MTPAEPALAAASTAGAPSAAEDAKVRQTLERTWRNPPGLWGWITSVDHKSIALRYIITALAFFLAAGIQAALMRLQLARPDGHVLSPDRYNQFFTTHGSTMMFLFAVPVMEAMGLFLVPLMIGTRNVAFPRLNAYGYWTYLIGGLFIYVYLFANNGPDAGWFAYVPLSGPEFSPSKRVDVWAQMITFTEIAAIVGAVELIVTAFKQRAPGMSLDRVPLFVWAMVITAFMVLFAMPVVASASMMLAMDRLVHTRFFDVTMGGDAIFWQHLYWFFGHPEVYITFIPGLGIISSIVATFSRRPVFGYTAVVLSMISVAFLSFGLWVHHMFATPLPQLGQTFFTAASAMIAIPTGIQLFCWIATLWSGRPRLEVPLLYVLGFFVIFVLGGMTGLVLASVPADLQVTDTYFVPGHIHYVMLGGMVFPLLGGFHYWFPKATGRLLHEGWARVQFWLLVIGVNVTFFPFFLLALKGMPRRVYTYPAESGWGGLSLVATLGAGLIALSILVFLGNVLWSLRRGRVAAADPWGGETLEWATDSPAPPYNFARLPVVRGRSALWDAGPVHEVTTGLSDHRREVLLTTMLDAVPDVRHTQPSPTVAPLLLALATGVTLVPGIYTAWAFVFGPALAFLALLVWAWPRGAGRAPPEVVEVPR encoded by the coding sequence ATGACACCGGCCGAGCCGGCGCTCGCCGCCGCCTCCACCGCCGGAGCCCCGAGCGCGGCCGAGGATGCAAAGGTGCGCCAAACGCTCGAGCGGACCTGGCGCAACCCGCCCGGCCTCTGGGGCTGGATTACGTCGGTCGACCATAAGTCGATTGCGCTCCGCTACATCATCACGGCGCTCGCGTTCTTTCTCGCCGCCGGCATCCAGGCGGCGCTCATGCGCCTCCAACTCGCGCGCCCGGACGGGCACGTGCTGAGCCCCGACCGCTACAACCAGTTCTTCACGACCCACGGCTCGACGATGATGTTCCTCTTTGCCGTGCCGGTGATGGAGGCGATGGGGCTCTTTCTCGTGCCGCTCATGATCGGCACCCGCAACGTCGCCTTTCCGCGACTCAACGCGTACGGGTACTGGACCTATCTCATCGGCGGACTCTTCATCTACGTCTATCTCTTCGCCAACAACGGGCCCGACGCCGGCTGGTTCGCCTACGTGCCGCTTTCGGGCCCCGAGTTTTCGCCCAGCAAGCGGGTCGATGTGTGGGCGCAGATGATCACCTTCACCGAGATCGCCGCCATCGTGGGCGCGGTGGAGCTCATCGTCACCGCGTTCAAGCAGCGGGCGCCGGGGATGTCGCTCGACCGGGTGCCGCTCTTCGTCTGGGCCATGGTGATCACCGCGTTCATGGTGCTGTTCGCCATGCCGGTGGTCGCGTCGGCCAGCATGATGCTCGCGATGGATCGCCTCGTGCACACCCGGTTCTTCGACGTGACGATGGGCGGCGACGCGATCTTCTGGCAGCACCTCTACTGGTTCTTCGGGCATCCGGAGGTGTACATCACCTTTATCCCGGGCCTAGGCATCATCTCGTCGATCGTGGCGACGTTCAGCCGCCGGCCGGTCTTCGGCTACACCGCGGTGGTGCTCTCGATGATCTCCGTCGCTTTCCTGAGCTTCGGCCTCTGGGTGCACCACATGTTCGCGACGCCGCTGCCCCAGCTCGGCCAGACCTTTTTCACGGCGGCGAGCGCGATGATCGCCATCCCCACCGGCATCCAGCTCTTCTGCTGGATCGCGACCCTCTGGTCCGGCCGCCCGCGGCTCGAAGTACCGCTCCTGTATGTGCTCGGATTCTTCGTGATCTTCGTGCTGGGCGGCATGACGGGGCTCGTCCTGGCCTCCGTGCCGGCCGACCTGCAGGTCACCGACACCTACTTCGTGCCCGGCCACATCCACTACGTGATGCTCGGCGGGATGGTGTTCCCGCTGCTCGGCGGTTTCCATTACTGGTTCCCCAAGGCGACCGGCCGCCTGCTGCACGAAGGCTGGGCGCGGGTGCAGTTCTGGCTGCTCGTGATCGGCGTCAACGTGACGTTTTTCCCGTTCTTTCTGCTCGCGCTCAAGGGGATGCCGCGGCGCGTTTATACCTATCCCGCCGAGAGCGGCTGGGGCGGGTTGAGCCTCGTGGCGACGCTCGGTGCTGGGCTCATCGCGCTCAGCATCCTCGTCTTTCTGGGCAACGTCCTGTGGTCGCTCCGCCGCGGCCGGGTGGCGGCCGCCGATCCCTGGGGTGGCGAAACGCTGGAGTGGGCCACCGATTCGCCCGCGCCGCCCTATAACTTCGCGCGCCTGCCGGTGGTGCGTGGCCGTTCGGCGCTCTGGGACGCCGGCCCCGTGCACGAGGTGACGACGGGACTCTCCGACCACCGGCGCGAGGTGCTGCTCACCACCATGCTCGATGCGGTGCCCGACGTGCGGCACACCCAACCCTCGCCCACGGTGGCGCCGCTGCTGCTGGCGCTCGCTACCGGTGTGACGCTCGTACCCGGCATCTACACCGCGTGGGCATTCGTCTTCGGGCCGGCGCTCGCCTTCCTCGCCCTCCTCGTGTGGGCGTGGCCCCGCGGTGCGGGCAGGGCGCCGCCCGAAGTCGTCGAGGTGCCGCGGTGA